A genomic stretch from Vulpes lagopus strain Blue_001 chromosome 11, ASM1834538v1, whole genome shotgun sequence includes:
- the GLRX2 gene encoding glutaredoxin 2, with product MGNSTSSSASAPAPVNQIQETISDNCVVIFSKTSCSYCTMAKKLFHDMNVKYKVVELDMLEYGSQFQDALYKMTGERTVPRIFINGTFIGGATDTHRLHKEGKLLPLVHQCYLKKSKRKEF from the exons ATGGGGAACAGCACATCATCATCTGCATCAGCACCTGCTCCTGTGAATCAGATTCAA GAAACAATTTCTGATAATTGTGTGGTGATTTTCTCAAAAACATCTTGTTCTTACTGTACAATGGCAAAAAAACTTTTCCATGACATGAATGTTAAGTATAAAGTGGTGGAATTGGACATGCTTGAATATGGAAGCCAATTTCAAGATGCTCTCTACAAAATGACCGGTGAAAGAACT GTGCCGAGAATATTTATCAATGGAACTTTTATTGGAGGTGCAACTGACACTCATAGGCTTCACAAAGAAGGGAAATTGCTTCCACTAGTTCatcagtgttatttaaaaaaaagtaagaggaaaGAATTTTAG